From Schistocerca americana isolate TAMUIC-IGC-003095 chromosome 11, iqSchAmer2.1, whole genome shotgun sequence, the proteins below share one genomic window:
- the LOC124554204 gene encoding zinc finger protein 729-like isoform X2, translating into MKITEIQPIHLDGHKLMSYCSRTSKKKGLTQCAGGCCDIPCEETSRHRVVQDELVIDMKSTHEFGTNTKDMTVDKNCSVATQYNCSTREKELYVYSCNFCQQSFPSKYRFIKHVFMHIDGVQPPSYVCKWCGEVFHSNVSLKKHLRMSENHHVLTAGNHEKYGYSEEHQSSIFSDSEPEVSIAEYNELNSYKEMWKAASDIGNTHMTNDTEETNHYGSLSTTVNVRSQGDLLTANRIHKRDICGKSFAGAGNLKKHGLIHTRKKPHKCKICGKSFAFPSHLKKHMVLHTGKKPHKCELCGQSFPRRSSLNRHKLIHTGNKSHKCQICGKYFARTDALRSHSLIHTGKKSNKCEICGKSFARTSNLKAHKLIHTGKKPHKCEICGKSIAYSSSLKKHLLLHTGKKPHKCEICGKSFAFSWELKTHVFPHTGKKPHKCEICGKSFAFSNGLKKHVLLHTGKKPHKCEICDKSFALTRYLKKHVLIHTEKKPHKCEIRGRSFARAGNLKTLNHTCQEETSQK; encoded by the coding sequence ATTGACTCAGTGTGCTGGTGGGTGCTGTGACATACCATGTGAAGAAACTAGTCGCCATAGAGTGGTCCAGGATGAGTTGGTGATAGACATGAAGTCAACACATGAGTTTGGTACCAATACAAAAGATATGACTGTTGATAAGAACTGCTCAGTTGCCACACAATATAACTGTAGTACGAGGGAAAAGGAATTATATGTATATAGCTGTAATTTCTGCCAACAGAGCTTTCCTTCAAAATACAGATTCATAAAGCATGTGTTTATGCACATTGATGGCGTGCAACCACCTTCGTATGTTTGTAAGTGGTGTGGTGAAGTATTTCACAGTAATGTTAGTTTGAAAAAACATTTGAGAATGAGTGAGAATCATCATGTCTTAACTGCTGGAAACCATGAAAAATATGGCTATAGTGAAGAGCATCAAAGCAGTATCTTCTCAGATAGTGAGCCAGAAGTTTCTATCGCAGAATACAATGAGCTGAATTCATACAAGGAAATGTGGAAAGCTGCTAGTGACATAGGTAACACACACATGACAAATGATACAGAGGAAACAAATCATTATGGATCTCTATCTACAACTGTTAATGTCAGATCCCAGGGTGATCTACTTACTGCAAACAGAATCCACAAACGTGATATTTGTGGCAAATCTTTTGCTGGTGCAGGCAATCTTAAGAAACATGGATTAATTCACACTAGAAAAAAACCTCACAAATGtaagatttgtgggaaatcttttgcttTCCCAAGCCATCTCAAGAAACACATGGTtcttcacactggaaagaaacctcataAATGTGAGCTTTGTGGACAATCTTTTCCCAGGAGAAGCTCTCTCAATAGACATAAATTAATACACACTGGAAATAAATCCCACAAATGCCAGATTTGTGGGAAATATTTTGCCAGGACAGACGCTCTCAGAAGTCATTCACTAATTCACACTGGAAAAAAATCCAACAAATGcgagatttgtgggaaatcttttgccAGGACAAGCAATCTCAAGGCACACAAATTAATTCACACTGGGAAGAAACCTcataaatgtgagatttgtgggaaatctaTTGCTTACTCAAGCAGTCTCAAGAAACATTTGTTacttcacactggaaagaaacctcataaatgtgagatttgtgggaaatcttttgcttTCTCATGGGAACTCAAGACACATGTATTTcctcacactggaaagaaacctcataaatgtgagatttgtgggaaatcttttgcttTCTCAAACGGTCTCAAGAAACATGTATTacttcacactggaaagaaacctcataAATGTGAGATTTGTGACAAATCGTTTGCCCTCACACGTTATCTCAAGAAACATGTATTAATTCACACTgaaaagaaacctcacaaatgtgagattcGTGGGAGATCTTTTGCTAGAGCAGGCAATCTCAAGACACTGAATCATACATGCCAGGAAGAGACCTCACAAAAGTGA